In Danaus plexippus chromosome 6, MEX_DaPlex, whole genome shotgun sequence, a single window of DNA contains:
- the LOC133320815 gene encoding uncharacterized protein LOC133320815 isoform X32, whose translation MRSVCLAFGILLAFTNASERVQRSYGGGGGGGGGGGFGFGGGGGFGYGGGGGGGGGFGGGLGGGAGLGAGLDVIRSGVHGILDKVHEGLGNIGAGAGGAGGFGGSFGAGLGGSAGGGSGLGGGAGGGIGGGKEKVVYTKSDDGKSGGFAFTGTTGNGGYGGGGGYSSGGGGSGYGGGAGGGSGHSSGHGGGSAGGFGGNGASGSGGLGGGAGGGIGGGAGIGSGHGGSAGGSGGFGGSGSGGFGTGLGGGAGLGGGSGGGHGGSSGGSGSYGGSGSGGLGGGSGGGHGGSSGGSGGYGGSSSGGLGSGSGLGGGAGLGGGAGLGGGAGLGGGAGGGHGGSTGGSGGYGGSGSGGLGSGSGLGGGAGLGGGAGLGGGAGLGGGAGGGHGGSTGGSGGYGGSGSGGLGSGAGLGGGAGLGGGAGLGGGAGGGHGGSSGGSGGYGGSGSGGLGGGAGLGGGAGLGGGAGGGHRGSIGGSGGYGISGSGGLGGGLGGGLGGGLGGNGGIGGGHGFSAGGLSSGGLGGGAGLGGALGAGISGLGGFGGFGGSHGGYGASGGSHGGSSGCGSGSCGGCGSGSCGGHGGAFAKASASASASASAGSYGK comes from the exons ATGAGATCGGTCTGTTTAGCTTTTGGGATTTTGTTGGCATTTACCAATGCATCTG agaGAGTTCAAAGAAGCTACGGCGGAGGTGGAGGGGGCGGAGGTGGCGGCGGATTCGGTTTTGGTGGCGGAGGCGGATTCGGATATGGAGGTGGAGGTGGCGGCGGAGGTGGATTTGGAGGAGGCCTCGGCGGGGGTGCTGGATTAGGAGCAGGATTGGATGTTATTCGAAGTGGCGTTCATGGTATCCTCGATAAAGTACACGAAGGCCTCGGCAATATCGGCGCTGGTGCAGGTGGAGCCGGCGGTTTTGGAGGAAGTTTTGGAGCTGGTTTAGGAGGAAGTGCTGGAGGTGGTAGTGGCTTAGGAGGAGGAGCCGGCGGGGGCATCGGAGGTGGAAAAGAAAAAGTTGTTTACACCAAGTCTGACGATGGTAAATCCGGTGGATTTGCATTCACTGGAACCACTGGGAACGGTGGATATGGCGGAGGTGGTGGATACAGCAGCGGCGGTGGTGGCAGCGGCTATGGCGGAGGAGCTGGAGGAGGAAGTGGTCATAGCAGCGGACATGGTGGAGGTAGTGCTGGAGGATTCGGAGGTAATGGAGCTTCCGGTAGCGGAGGACTAGGAGGTGGTGCTGGAGGTGGAATTGGAGGAGGTGCTGGGATTGGTAGTGGACATGGAGGAAGTGCCGGAGGTTCTGGAGGTTTTGGAGGTTCTGGCAGCGGAGGATTTGGTACTGGACTGGGAGGTGGCGCTGGTCTAGGAGGTGGGTCTGGAGGTGGACATGGAGGCAGCAGTGGAGGTTCTGGAAGTTATGGAGGTTCTGGTAGCGGAGGACTAGGAGGTGGGTCTGGAGGTGGACATGGAGGCAGCTCTGGAGGTTCTGGAGGTTATGGAGGTTCTAGTAGCGGAGGACTAGGAAGTGGCTCTGGACTAGGAGGTGGCG CTGGACTAGGAGGTGGCGCTGGACTAGGTGGTGGCGCTGGATTAGGAGGTGGTGCTGGAGGTGGACATGGAGGCAGCACTGGAGGTTCTGGAGGTTATGGAGGTTCTGGTAGCGGAGGACTAGGAAGTGGCTCTGGACTAGGAGGTGGCGCTGGACTAGGAGGTGGCGCTGGACTAGGTGGTGGCGCTGGATTAGGAGGTGGTGCTGGAGGTGGACATGGAGGCAGCACTGGAG GTTCTGGAGGTTATGGAGGTTCTGGTAGCGGAGGACTAGGAA GTGGGGCTGGACTAGGAG GTGGCGCTGGACTAGGTGGTGGCGCTGGATTAGGAGGTGGTGCTGGAGGTGGACATGGAGGCAGCAGTGGAGGTTCTGGAGGTTATGGAGGTTCTGGTAGCGGAGGACTAGGAGGTGGCGCTGGACTAGGTGGTGGCGCTGGATTAGGAGGTGGTGCTGGAGGTGGACATAGAGGAAGCATTGGAGGTTCTGGAGGTTATGGAATTTCTGGTAGCGGAGGACTAGGAGGAGGGCTAGGAGGTGGGCTAGGAGGTGGACTTGGTGGTAATGGAGGAATTGGCGGAGGACACGGATTCAGTGCTGGAGGTTTAAGTAGTGGGGGTCTCGGAGGTGGCGCTGGACTAGGTGGCGCACTTGGCGCTGGTATCAGTGGCTTAGGAGGGTTCGGTGGTTTCGGTGGAAGCCATGGAGGTTACGGAGCATCAGGAGGGTCGCATGGTGGTTCAAGTGGATGTGGTTCAGGTTCCTGCGGTGGCTGCGGTTCAGGTTCTTGTGGTGGTCATGGTGGGGCATTTGCCAAAGCGAGCGCCTCTGCTTCTGCCTCAGCCTCAGCAGGTAGTTATGGAAAATAA
- the LOC133320815 gene encoding uncharacterized protein LOC133320815 isoform X48 — protein sequence MRSVCLAFGILLAFTNASERVQRSYGGGGGGGGGGGFGFGGGGGFGYGGGGGGGGGFGGGLGGGAGLGAGLDVIRSGVHGILDKVHEGLGNIGAGAGGAGGFGGSFGAGLGGSAGGGSGLGGGAGGGIGGGKEKVVYTKSDDGKSGGFAFTGTTGNGGYGGGGGYSSGGGGSGYGGGAGGGSGHSSGHGGGSAGGFGGNGASGSGGLGGGAGGGIGGGAGIGSGHGGSAGGSGGFGGSGSGGFGTGLGGGAGLGGGSGGGHGGSSGGSGSYGGSGSGGLGGGAGLGGGAGGGHGGSTGGSGGYGGSGSGGLGSGSGLGGGAGLGGGAGLGGGAGIGGGAGGGHGGSSGGSGGYGGSGSGGLGGGAGLGGGAGLGGGAGGGHGGSSGGSGGYGGSGSGGLGGGAGLGGGAGLGGGAGGGHRGSIGGSGGYGISGSGGLGGGLGGGLGGGLGGNGGIGGGHGFSAGGLSSGGLGGGAGLGGALGAGISGLGGFGGFGGSHGGYGASGGSHGGSSGCGSGSCGGCGSGSCGGHGGAFAKASASASASASAGSYGK from the exons ATGAGATCGGTCTGTTTAGCTTTTGGGATTTTGTTGGCATTTACCAATGCATCTG agaGAGTTCAAAGAAGCTACGGCGGAGGTGGAGGGGGCGGAGGTGGCGGCGGATTCGGTTTTGGTGGCGGAGGCGGATTCGGATATGGAGGTGGAGGTGGCGGCGGAGGTGGATTTGGAGGAGGCCTCGGCGGGGGTGCTGGATTAGGAGCAGGATTGGATGTTATTCGAAGTGGCGTTCATGGTATCCTCGATAAAGTACACGAAGGCCTCGGCAATATCGGCGCTGGTGCAGGTGGAGCCGGCGGTTTTGGAGGAAGTTTTGGAGCTGGTTTAGGAGGAAGTGCTGGAGGTGGTAGTGGCTTAGGAGGAGGAGCCGGCGGGGGCATCGGAGGTGGAAAAGAAAAAGTTGTTTACACCAAGTCTGACGATGGTAAATCCGGTGGATTTGCATTCACTGGAACCACTGGGAACGGTGGATATGGCGGAGGTGGTGGATACAGCAGCGGCGGTGGTGGCAGCGGCTATGGCGGAGGAGCTGGAGGAGGAAGTGGTCATAGCAGCGGACATGGTGGAGGTAGTGCTGGAGGATTCGGAGGTAATGGAGCTTCCGGTAGCGGAGGACTAGGAGGTGGTGCTGGAGGTGGAATTGGAGGAGGTGCTGGGATTGGTAGTGGACATGGAGGAAGTGCCGGAGGTTCTGGAGGTTTTGGAGGTTCTGGCAGCGGAGGATTTGGTACTGGACTGGGAGGTGGCGCTGGTCTAGGAGGTGGGTCTGGAGGTGGACATGGAGGCAGCAGTGGAGGTTCTGGAAGTTATGGAGGTTCTGGTAGCGGAGGACTAGGAG GTGGCGCTGGACTAGGAG GTGGTGCTGGAGGTGGACATGGAGGCAGCACTGGAG GTTCTGGAGGTTATGGAGGTTCTGGTAGCGGAGGACTAGGAAGTGGCTCTGGACTAGGAGGTGGCGCTGGACTAGGAGGTGGGGCTGGACTAGGAGGTGGCGCTGGAATAGGAGGTGGCGCTGGAGGTGGACATGGAGGCAGCAGTGGAGGTTCTGGAGGTTATGGAGGTTCTGGCAGCGGAGGACTAGGAGGTGGCGCTGGACTAGGTGGTGGCGCTGGATTAGGAGGTGGTGCTGGAGGTGGACATGGAGGCAGCAGTGGAGGTTCTGGAGGTTATGGAGGTTCTGGTAGCGGAGGACTAGGAGGTGGCGCTGGACTAGGTGGTGGCGCTGGATTAGGAGGTGGTGCTGGAGGTGGACATAGAGGAAGCATTGGAGGTTCTGGAGGTTATGGAATTTCTGGTAGCGGAGGACTAGGAGGAGGGCTAGGAGGTGGGCTAGGAGGTGGACTTGGTGGTAATGGAGGAATTGGCGGAGGACACGGATTCAGTGCTGGAGGTTTAAGTAGTGGGGGTCTCGGAGGTGGCGCTGGACTAGGTGGCGCACTTGGCGCTGGTATCAGTGGCTTAGGAGGGTTCGGTGGTTTCGGTGGAAGCCATGGAGGTTACGGAGCATCAGGAGGGTCGCATGGTGGTTCAAGTGGATGTGGTTCAGGTTCCTGCGGTGGCTGCGGTTCAGGTTCTTGTGGTGGTCATGGTGGGGCATTTGCCAAAGCGAGCGCCTCTGCTTCTGCCTCAGCCTCAGCAGGTAGTTATGGAAAATAA
- the LOC133320815 gene encoding uncharacterized protein LOC133320815 isoform X49, which translates to MRSVCLAFGILLAFTNASERVQRSYGGGGGGGGGGGFGFGGGGGFGYGGGGGGGGGFGGGLGGGAGLGAGLDVIRSGVHGILDKVHEGLGNIGAGAGGAGGFGGSFGAGLGGSAGGGSGLGGGAGGGIGGGKEKVVYTKSDDGKSGGFAFTGTTGNGGYGGGGGYSSGGGGSGYGGGAGGGSGHSSGHGGGSAGGFGGNGASGSGGLGGGAGGGIGGGAGIGSGHGGSAGGSGGFGGSGSGGFGTGLGGGAGLGGGSGGGHGGSSGGSGSYGGSGSGGLGGGAGLGGGAGGGHGGSTGGYGGSGSGGLGSGSGLGGGAGLGGGAGLGGGAGIGGGAGGGHGGSSGGSGGYGGSGSGGLGGGAGLGGGAGLGGGAGGGHGGSSGGSGGYGGSGSGGLGGGAGLGGGAGLGGGAGGGHRGSIGGSGGYGISGSGGLGGGLGGGLGGGLGGNGGIGGGHGFSAGGLSSGGLGGGAGLGGALGAGISGLGGFGGFGGSHGGYGASGGSHGGSSGCGSGSCGGCGSGSCGGHGGAFAKASASASASASAGSYGK; encoded by the exons ATGAGATCGGTCTGTTTAGCTTTTGGGATTTTGTTGGCATTTACCAATGCATCTG agaGAGTTCAAAGAAGCTACGGCGGAGGTGGAGGGGGCGGAGGTGGCGGCGGATTCGGTTTTGGTGGCGGAGGCGGATTCGGATATGGAGGTGGAGGTGGCGGCGGAGGTGGATTTGGAGGAGGCCTCGGCGGGGGTGCTGGATTAGGAGCAGGATTGGATGTTATTCGAAGTGGCGTTCATGGTATCCTCGATAAAGTACACGAAGGCCTCGGCAATATCGGCGCTGGTGCAGGTGGAGCCGGCGGTTTTGGAGGAAGTTTTGGAGCTGGTTTAGGAGGAAGTGCTGGAGGTGGTAGTGGCTTAGGAGGAGGAGCCGGCGGGGGCATCGGAGGTGGAAAAGAAAAAGTTGTTTACACCAAGTCTGACGATGGTAAATCCGGTGGATTTGCATTCACTGGAACCACTGGGAACGGTGGATATGGCGGAGGTGGTGGATACAGCAGCGGCGGTGGTGGCAGCGGCTATGGCGGAGGAGCTGGAGGAGGAAGTGGTCATAGCAGCGGACATGGTGGAGGTAGTGCTGGAGGATTCGGAGGTAATGGAGCTTCCGGTAGCGGAGGACTAGGAGGTGGTGCTGGAGGTGGAATTGGAGGAGGTGCTGGGATTGGTAGTGGACATGGAGGAAGTGCCGGAGGTTCTGGAGGTTTTGGAGGTTCTGGCAGCGGAGGATTTGGTACTGGACTGGGAGGTGGCGCTGGTCTAGGAGGTGGGTCTGGAGGTGGACATGGAGGCAGCAGTGGAGGTTCTGGAAGTTATGGAGGTTCTGGTAGCGGAGGACTAGGAG GTGGCGCTGGACTAGGAG GTGGTGCTGGAGGTGGACATGGAGGCAGCACTGGAG GTTATGGAGGTTCTGGTAGCGGAGGACTAGGAAGTGGCTCTGGACTAGGAGGTGGCGCTGGACTAGGAGGTGGGGCTGGACTAGGAGGTGGCGCTGGAATAGGAGGTGGCGCTGGAGGTGGACATGGAGGCAGCAGTGGAGGTTCTGGAGGTTATGGAGGTTCTGGCAGCGGAGGACTAGGAGGTGGCGCTGGACTAGGTGGTGGCGCTGGATTAGGAGGTGGTGCTGGAGGTGGACATGGAGGCAGCAGTGGAGGTTCTGGAGGTTATGGAGGTTCTGGTAGCGGAGGACTAGGAGGTGGCGCTGGACTAGGTGGTGGCGCTGGATTAGGAGGTGGTGCTGGAGGTGGACATAGAGGAAGCATTGGAGGTTCTGGAGGTTATGGAATTTCTGGTAGCGGAGGACTAGGAGGAGGGCTAGGAGGTGGGCTAGGAGGTGGACTTGGTGGTAATGGAGGAATTGGCGGAGGACACGGATTCAGTGCTGGAGGTTTAAGTAGTGGGGGTCTCGGAGGTGGCGCTGGACTAGGTGGCGCACTTGGCGCTGGTATCAGTGGCTTAGGAGGGTTCGGTGGTTTCGGTGGAAGCCATGGAGGTTACGGAGCATCAGGAGGGTCGCATGGTGGTTCAAGTGGATGTGGTTCAGGTTCCTGCGGTGGCTGCGGTTCAGGTTCTTGTGGTGGTCATGGTGGGGCATTTGCCAAAGCGAGCGCCTCTGCTTCTGCCTCAGCCTCAGCAGGTAGTTATGGAAAATAA
- the LOC133320815 gene encoding uncharacterized protein LOC133320815 isoform X36, with protein MRSVCLAFGILLAFTNASERVQRSYGGGGGGGGGGGFGFGGGGGFGYGGGGGGGGGFGGGLGGGAGLGAGLDVIRSGVHGILDKVHEGLGNIGAGAGGAGGFGGSFGAGLGGSAGGGSGLGGGAGGGIGGGKEKVVYTKSDDGKSGGFAFTGTTGNGGYGGGGGYSSGGGGSGYGGGAGGGSGHSSGHGGGSAGGFGGNGASGSGGLGGGAGGGIGGGAGIGSGHGGSAGGSGGFGGSGSGGFGTGLGGGAGLGGGSGGGHGGSSGGSGSYGGSGSGGLGGGSGGGHGGSSGGSGGYGGSSSGGLGSGSGLGGGAGLGGGAGLGGGAGLGGGAGGGHGGSTGGSGGYGGSGSGGLGSGSGLGGGAGLGGGAGLGGGAGLGSGAGLGGGAGGGHGGSTGGSGGSGGYGGSGSGGLGSGAGLGGGAGGGHGGSSGGSGGYGGSGSGGLGGGAGLGGGAGLGGGAGGGHRGSIGGSGGYGISGSGGLGGGLGGGLGGGLGGNGGIGGGHGFSAGGLSSGGLGGGAGLGGALGAGISGLGGFGGFGGSHGGYGASGGSHGGSSGCGSGSCGGCGSGSCGGHGGAFAKASASASASASAGSYGK; from the exons ATGAGATCGGTCTGTTTAGCTTTTGGGATTTTGTTGGCATTTACCAATGCATCTG agaGAGTTCAAAGAAGCTACGGCGGAGGTGGAGGGGGCGGAGGTGGCGGCGGATTCGGTTTTGGTGGCGGAGGCGGATTCGGATATGGAGGTGGAGGTGGCGGCGGAGGTGGATTTGGAGGAGGCCTCGGCGGGGGTGCTGGATTAGGAGCAGGATTGGATGTTATTCGAAGTGGCGTTCATGGTATCCTCGATAAAGTACACGAAGGCCTCGGCAATATCGGCGCTGGTGCAGGTGGAGCCGGCGGTTTTGGAGGAAGTTTTGGAGCTGGTTTAGGAGGAAGTGCTGGAGGTGGTAGTGGCTTAGGAGGAGGAGCCGGCGGGGGCATCGGAGGTGGAAAAGAAAAAGTTGTTTACACCAAGTCTGACGATGGTAAATCCGGTGGATTTGCATTCACTGGAACCACTGGGAACGGTGGATATGGCGGAGGTGGTGGATACAGCAGCGGCGGTGGTGGCAGCGGCTATGGCGGAGGAGCTGGAGGAGGAAGTGGTCATAGCAGCGGACATGGTGGAGGTAGTGCTGGAGGATTCGGAGGTAATGGAGCTTCCGGTAGCGGAGGACTAGGAGGTGGTGCTGGAGGTGGAATTGGAGGAGGTGCTGGGATTGGTAGTGGACATGGAGGAAGTGCCGGAGGTTCTGGAGGTTTTGGAGGTTCTGGCAGCGGAGGATTTGGTACTGGACTGGGAGGTGGCGCTGGTCTAGGAGGTGGGTCTGGAGGTGGACATGGAGGCAGCAGTGGAGGTTCTGGAAGTTATGGAGGTTCTGGTAGCGGAGGACTAGGAGGTGGGTCTGGAGGTGGACATGGAGGCAGCTCTGGAGGTTCTGGAGGTTATGGAGGTTCTAGTAGCGGAGGACTAGGAAGTGGCTCTGGACTAGGAGGTGGCG CTGGACTAGGAGGTGGCGCTGGACTAGGTGGTGGCGCTGGATTAGGAGGTGGTGCTGGAGGTGGACATGGAGGCAGCACTGGAGGTTCTGGAGGTTATGGAGGTTCTGGTAGCGGAGGACTAGGAAGTGGCTCTGGACTAGGAGGTGGCGCTGGACTAGGAG GTGGCGCTGGACTAGGAGGTGGCGCTGGACTAGGTAGTGGCGCTGGATTAGGAGGTGGTGCTGGAGGTGGACATGGAGGCAGCACTGGAGGATCTGGAGGTTCTGGAGGTTATGGAGGTTCTGGTAGCGGAGGACTAGGAA GTGGGGCTGGACTAGGAG GTGGTGCTGGAGGTGGACATGGAGGCAGCAGTGGAGGTTCTGGAGGTTATGGAGGTTCTGGTAGCGGAGGACTAGGAGGTGGCGCTGGACTAGGTGGTGGCGCTGGATTAGGAGGTGGTGCTGGAGGTGGACATAGAGGAAGCATTGGAGGTTCTGGAGGTTATGGAATTTCTGGTAGCGGAGGACTAGGAGGAGGGCTAGGAGGTGGGCTAGGAGGTGGACTTGGTGGTAATGGAGGAATTGGCGGAGGACACGGATTCAGTGCTGGAGGTTTAAGTAGTGGGGGTCTCGGAGGTGGCGCTGGACTAGGTGGCGCACTTGGCGCTGGTATCAGTGGCTTAGGAGGGTTCGGTGGTTTCGGTGGAAGCCATGGAGGTTACGGAGCATCAGGAGGGTCGCATGGTGGTTCAAGTGGATGTGGTTCAGGTTCCTGCGGTGGCTGCGGTTCAGGTTCTTGTGGTGGTCATGGTGGGGCATTTGCCAAAGCGAGCGCCTCTGCTTCTGCCTCAGCCTCAGCAGGTAGTTATGGAAAATAA
- the LOC133320815 gene encoding uncharacterized protein LOC133320815 isoform X40 yields the protein MRSVCLAFGILLAFTNASERVQRSYGGGGGGGGGGGFGFGGGGGFGYGGGGGGGGGFGGGLGGGAGLGAGLDVIRSGVHGILDKVHEGLGNIGAGAGGAGGFGGSFGAGLGGSAGGGSGLGGGAGGGIGGGKEKVVYTKSDDGKSGGFAFTGTTGNGGYGGGGGYSSGGGGSGYGGGAGGGSGHSSGHGGGSAGGFGGNGASGSGGLGGGAGGGIGGGAGIGSGHGGSAGGSGGFGGSGSGGFGTGLGGGAGLGGGSGGGHGGSSGGSGSYGGSGSGGLGGGSGGGHGGSSGGSGGYGGSSSGGLGSGSGLGGGAGLGGGAGLGGGAGLGGGAGGGHGGSTGGSGGYGGSGSGGLGSGSGLGGGAGLGGGAGLGGGAGLGSGAGLGGGAGGGHGGSTGGSGGSGGYGGSGSGGLGSGSGLGGGAGLGGGAGLGGGAGLGGGAGLGGGAGGGHRGSIGGSGGYGISGSGGLGGGLGGGLGGGLGGNGGIGGGHGFSAGGLSSGGLGGGAGLGGALGAGISGLGGFGGFGGSHGGYGASGGSHGGSSGCGSGSCGGCGSGSCGGHGGAFAKASASASASASAGSYGK from the exons ATGAGATCGGTCTGTTTAGCTTTTGGGATTTTGTTGGCATTTACCAATGCATCTG agaGAGTTCAAAGAAGCTACGGCGGAGGTGGAGGGGGCGGAGGTGGCGGCGGATTCGGTTTTGGTGGCGGAGGCGGATTCGGATATGGAGGTGGAGGTGGCGGCGGAGGTGGATTTGGAGGAGGCCTCGGCGGGGGTGCTGGATTAGGAGCAGGATTGGATGTTATTCGAAGTGGCGTTCATGGTATCCTCGATAAAGTACACGAAGGCCTCGGCAATATCGGCGCTGGTGCAGGTGGAGCCGGCGGTTTTGGAGGAAGTTTTGGAGCTGGTTTAGGAGGAAGTGCTGGAGGTGGTAGTGGCTTAGGAGGAGGAGCCGGCGGGGGCATCGGAGGTGGAAAAGAAAAAGTTGTTTACACCAAGTCTGACGATGGTAAATCCGGTGGATTTGCATTCACTGGAACCACTGGGAACGGTGGATATGGCGGAGGTGGTGGATACAGCAGCGGCGGTGGTGGCAGCGGCTATGGCGGAGGAGCTGGAGGAGGAAGTGGTCATAGCAGCGGACATGGTGGAGGTAGTGCTGGAGGATTCGGAGGTAATGGAGCTTCCGGTAGCGGAGGACTAGGAGGTGGTGCTGGAGGTGGAATTGGAGGAGGTGCTGGGATTGGTAGTGGACATGGAGGAAGTGCCGGAGGTTCTGGAGGTTTTGGAGGTTCTGGCAGCGGAGGATTTGGTACTGGACTGGGAGGTGGCGCTGGTCTAGGAGGTGGGTCTGGAGGTGGACATGGAGGCAGCAGTGGAGGTTCTGGAAGTTATGGAGGTTCTGGTAGCGGAGGACTAGGAGGTGGGTCTGGAGGTGGACATGGAGGCAGCTCTGGAGGTTCTGGAGGTTATGGAGGTTCTAGTAGCGGAGGACTAGGAAGTGGCTCTGGACTAGGAGGTGGCG CTGGACTAGGAGGTGGCGCTGGACTAGGTGGTGGCGCTGGATTAGGAGGTGGTGCTGGAGGTGGACATGGAGGCAGCACTGGAGGTTCTGGAGGTTATGGAGGTTCTGGTAGCGGAGGACTAGGAAGTGGCTCTGGACTAGGAGGTGGCGCTGGACTAGGAG GTGGCGCTGGACTAGGAGGTGGCGCTGGACTAGGTAGTGGCGCTGGATTAGGAGGTGGTGCTGGAGGTGGACATGGAGGCAGCACTGGAGGATCTGGAGGTTCTGGAGGTTATGGAGGTTCTGGTAGCGGAGGACTAGGAAGTGGCTCTGGACTAGGAG GTGGCGCTGGACTAGGTGGTGGCGCTGGATTAGGAG GTGGCGCTGGACTAGGTGGTGGCGCTGGATTAGGAGGTGGTGCTGGAGGTGGACATAGAGGAAGCATTGGAGGTTCTGGAGGTTATGGAATTTCTGGTAGCGGAGGACTAGGAGGAGGGCTAGGAGGTGGGCTAGGAGGTGGACTTGGTGGTAATGGAGGAATTGGCGGAGGACACGGATTCAGTGCTGGAGGTTTAAGTAGTGGGGGTCTCGGAGGTGGCGCTGGACTAGGTGGCGCACTTGGCGCTGGTATCAGTGGCTTAGGAGGGTTCGGTGGTTTCGGTGGAAGCCATGGAGGTTACGGAGCATCAGGAGGGTCGCATGGTGGTTCAAGTGGATGTGGTTCAGGTTCCTGCGGTGGCTGCGGTTCAGGTTCTTGTGGTGGTCATGGTGGGGCATTTGCCAAAGCGAGCGCCTCTGCTTCTGCCTCAGCCTCAGCAGGTAGTTATGGAAAATAA
- the LOC133320815 gene encoding uncharacterized protein LOC133320815 isoform X3: protein MRSVCLAFGILLAFTNASERVQRSYGGGGGGGGGGGFGFGGGGGFGYGGGGGGGGGFGGGLGGGAGLGAGLDVIRSGVHGILDKVHEGLGNIGAGAGGAGGFGGSFGAGLGGSAGGGSGLGGGAGGGIGGGKEKVVYTKSDDGKSGGFAFTGTTGNGGYGGGGGYSSGGGGSGYGGGAGGGSGHSSGHGGGSAGGFGGNGASGSGGLGGGAGGGIGGGAGIGSGHGGSAGGSGGFGGSGSGGFGTGLGGGAGLGGGSGGGHGGSSGGSGSYGGSGSGGLGGGSGGGHGGSSGGSGGYGGSSSGGLGSGSGLGGGAGLGGGAGLGGGAGLGGGAGGGHGGSTGGSGGYGGSGSGGLGSGSGLGGGAGLGGGAGLGGGAGLGGGAGGGHGGSTGGYGGSGSGGLGSGSGLGGGAGLGGGAGLGGGAGIGGGAGGGHGGSSGGSGGYGGSGSGGLGGGAGLGGGAGLGGGAGGGHGGSSGGSGGYGGSGSGGLGGGAGLGGGAGLGGGAGGGHRGSIGGSGGYGISGSGGLGGGLGGGLGGGLGGNGGIGGGHGFSAGGLSSGGLGGGAGLGGALGAGISGLGGFGGFGGSHGGYGASGGSHGGSSGCGSGSCGGCGSGSCGGHGGAFAKASASASASASAGSYGK, encoded by the exons ATGAGATCGGTCTGTTTAGCTTTTGGGATTTTGTTGGCATTTACCAATGCATCTG agaGAGTTCAAAGAAGCTACGGCGGAGGTGGAGGGGGCGGAGGTGGCGGCGGATTCGGTTTTGGTGGCGGAGGCGGATTCGGATATGGAGGTGGAGGTGGCGGCGGAGGTGGATTTGGAGGAGGCCTCGGCGGGGGTGCTGGATTAGGAGCAGGATTGGATGTTATTCGAAGTGGCGTTCATGGTATCCTCGATAAAGTACACGAAGGCCTCGGCAATATCGGCGCTGGTGCAGGTGGAGCCGGCGGTTTTGGAGGAAGTTTTGGAGCTGGTTTAGGAGGAAGTGCTGGAGGTGGTAGTGGCTTAGGAGGAGGAGCCGGCGGGGGCATCGGAGGTGGAAAAGAAAAAGTTGTTTACACCAAGTCTGACGATGGTAAATCCGGTGGATTTGCATTCACTGGAACCACTGGGAACGGTGGATATGGCGGAGGTGGTGGATACAGCAGCGGCGGTGGTGGCAGCGGCTATGGCGGAGGAGCTGGAGGAGGAAGTGGTCATAGCAGCGGACATGGTGGAGGTAGTGCTGGAGGATTCGGAGGTAATGGAGCTTCCGGTAGCGGAGGACTAGGAGGTGGTGCTGGAGGTGGAATTGGAGGAGGTGCTGGGATTGGTAGTGGACATGGAGGAAGTGCCGGAGGTTCTGGAGGTTTTGGAGGTTCTGGCAGCGGAGGATTTGGTACTGGACTGGGAGGTGGCGCTGGTCTAGGAGGTGGGTCTGGAGGTGGACATGGAGGCAGCAGTGGAGGTTCTGGAAGTTATGGAGGTTCTGGTAGCGGAGGACTAGGAGGTGGGTCTGGAGGTGGACATGGAGGCAGCTCTGGAGGTTCTGGAGGTTATGGAGGTTCTAGTAGCGGAGGACTAGGAAGTGGCTCTGGACTAGGAGGTGGCG CTGGACTAGGAGGTGGCGCTGGACTAGGTGGTGGCGCTGGATTAGGAGGTGGTGCTGGAGGTGGACATGGAGGCAGCACTGGAGGTTCTGGAGGTTATGGAGGTTCTGGTAGCGGAGGACTAGGAAGTGGCTCTGGACTAGGAGGTGGCGCTGGACTAGGAGGTGGCGCTGGACTAGGTGGTGGCGCTGGATTAGGAGGTGGTGCTGGAGGTGGACATGGAGGCAGCACTGGAG GTTATGGAGGTTCTGGTAGCGGAGGACTAGGAAGTGGCTCTGGACTAGGAGGTGGCGCTGGACTAGGAGGTGGGGCTGGACTAGGAGGTGGCGCTGGAATAGGAGGTGGCGCTGGAGGTGGACATGGAGGCAGCAGTGGAGGTTCTGGAGGTTATGGAGGTTCTGGCAGCGGAGGACTAGGAGGTGGCGCTGGACTAGGTGGTGGCGCTGGATTAGGAGGTGGTGCTGGAGGTGGACATGGAGGCAGCAGTGGAGGTTCTGGAGGTTATGGAGGTTCTGGTAGCGGAGGACTAGGAGGTGGCGCTGGACTAGGTGGTGGCGCTGGATTAGGAGGTGGTGCTGGAGGTGGACATAGAGGAAGCATTGGAGGTTCTGGAGGTTATGGAATTTCTGGTAGCGGAGGACTAGGAGGAGGGCTAGGAGGTGGGCTAGGAGGTGGACTTGGTGGTAATGGAGGAATTGGCGGAGGACACGGATTCAGTGCTGGAGGTTTAAGTAGTGGGGGTCTCGGAGGTGGCGCTGGACTAGGTGGCGCACTTGGCGCTGGTATCAGTGGCTTAGGAGGGTTCGGTGGTTTCGGTGGAAGCCATGGAGGTTACGGAGCATCAGGAGGGTCGCATGGTGGTTCAAGTGGATGTGGTTCAGGTTCCTGCGGTGGCTGCGGTTCAGGTTCTTGTGGTGGTCATGGTGGGGCATTTGCCAAAGCGAGCGCCTCTGCTTCTGCCTCAGCCTCAGCAGGTAGTTATGGAAAATAA